In one Lolium rigidum isolate FL_2022 chromosome 3, APGP_CSIRO_Lrig_0.1, whole genome shotgun sequence genomic region, the following are encoded:
- the LOC124699327 gene encoding non-specific lipid-transfer protein 1-like — MARAAAALQLLLVAVVAAMLLAAPHAADAAISCGQVNAALSPCILYARGLAGAPSAACCGGVKSLAAATKTTADRRAACSCLKMAAGRMTGLNNGNTANIPAKCRVSVPYGDISASVDCSKVN, encoded by the coding sequence atggcacgCGCTGCAGCTGCTCTTCAGCTCCTGCTAGTCGCCGTGGTGGCAGCAATGCTCCTCGCTGCGCCGCACGCCGCCGACGCGGCCATCTCTTGCGGCCAGGTGAACGCCGCCCTCAGCCCCTGCATCCTCTACGCGCGCGGCCTCGCCGGCGCCCCGTCCGCGGCTTGCTGCGGCGGCGTCAAGAGCCTCGCCGCGGCGACGAAGACCACTGCCGACAGGCGCGCCGCATGCAGCTGCCTCAAGATGGCCGCCGGCCGCATGACCGGGCTCAACAACGGCAACACCGCCAACATCCCGGCCAAGTGCCGCGTCAGCGTCCCCTACGGCGACATCAGCGCCTCCGTCGACTGCTCCAAGGTCAATTGA
- the LOC124699329 gene encoding probable non-specific lipid-transfer protein 3 — MAASSKATAFLALAAFVVVLMAAGEASAAVTCGQVGSSLAPCIPYATGKSATLSQGCCSGMKSLNAMARTSADRQAVCRCLKSLAGSVKSVDLGVVAGAPAKCGISVPFPISMSTDCNKVN; from the exons ATGGCGGCTAGCAGCAAGGCCACCGCCTTCCTGGCCCTGGCGGCGTTTGTGGTGGTGCTGATGGCGGCGGGGGAGGCGTCGGCGGCGGTGACGTGCGGCCAGGTGGGATCATCGCTCGCGCCGTGCATCCCGTACGCGACGGGGAAGTCGGCCACGCTGTCGCAGGGGTGCTGCAGCGGCATGAAGAGCCTCAACGCGATGGCGCGCACGAGCGCCGATCGCCAGGCGGTGTGCCGCTGCCTCAAGAGCCTCGCCGGCAGCGTCAAGTCCGTCGACCTCGGCGTCGTCGCCGGCGCGCCCGCCAAGTGCGGCATCAGCGTGCCCTTCCCCATCAGCATGTCCACCGACTGCAACAA GGTTAACTAG